The genomic region CGAATCCATGCGTCTGGCGGCGGCGGCCGCAGGCGTCGCTATCGTCACCGGCGACACCAAAGTTGTCGACAAGGGCCGCTGCGATGGACTGTACATCAACACCTCCGGCATCGGCGTGATCGAACACGACCTGCATATCGCGCCGTCCAGCGTCTGCATCGGCGACAACCTGATCCTGAGCGGCGATATCGGCCGGCACGGCATGGCCGTGATGGCCGTACGTGAGGGTCTGGGTTTCGAGAGCGAGATCGTCAGCGACTGCGCGCCGTTAGCTGCGCCGGTGCTGTCCCTGATCGAATCTGGTATTCGCATCCACTGTCTGCGCGATTTGACCCGCGGCGGCCTGGCGACCACCCTGGTCGAGATTGCCAGGTCAGCGCGCCTAAGAATCCATATCGACGAGGCGGCCATCCCGGTCAACGAAGATGTTCGCGGCGCCTGTGAGATCCTCGGTCTCGATCCGCTGTATGTCGCCAACGAGGGGCGTTTCGTCGCCTTTGTTTCACCTGCCGATACCGCCAGAACACTCGAATTGCTTGGACCCGAGTCGCGCTCGATCGGCTCCGTCACCGCCGCAGATGATCGCGGCATCTTGACCCTCAGGAGTACAATAGGGGCTGTCCGTATCCTGGATATGCTGAGCGGCGAACAGCTTCCACGCATTTGTTGAATTCAAAGGTATGCGGGCTGCGCGCGTCCGACCCTCCGGCCTGACCGTGCGACGCTGGCTGTTTGCCTCGTCGGCACGGCCTTAGTTCATGAAACGGTGACTGCCATGTCGTATGACATCGAAGCGGTACGGCGGGATTTCCCGATCTTACAGGTTGAGCGTCGCCCCGGTGTTCCGCTCGTCTACCTTGACAACGGGGCATCGAGCCAGAAACCGGACTCGGTGATCGACTCCATCAGTAATTACTATCGGCGCACCCATTCCAACGTGCATCGCGGCATCCACATGCTCAGCGAGGCCGCCACGGAGGCGTACGAGAACGCCCGCAAAAAGGTTCAGCGCTTCATCAATGCCGGCAGTCGCCGCGAAATCGTCTTCACGCGGGGCACGACCGAAAGCATAAATCTCGTCGCGCAATCGTGGGGCCGCGCCAACCTGAAGCCCGGTGACGTCGTGCTCTCCACCGTGATGGAGCATCATGCCAATATCGTCCCCTGGCAGATCCTCGCCCAGGAGCGCGGTTTCACGCTGCGCTATCTGTCGGTACTGCCTGATGGGACTCTCGACATGGCCGAGTATGAGTCTCTGCTGGAATCGCAGCCGGTTAAGCTCGTCCTCGTCACCCAATGCTCAAACGTGCTCGCGACTGTCAATCCAATCGCTTCAATGGCCTGGATGGCGCACTCTGCCGGCGCGCTGATCCTGGTCGATGGCGCTCAGAGCATCCCGCACATGCCGGTAAACGTCCAGGAACTTGACGCTGATTTCCTGGCCTTTAGCGGCCACAAGATGCTCGGGCCGACCGGCATTGGCGTGCTCTATGCCCGCCGCCATCTCCTCGATGCCATGCCGCCCTGGATGGGGGGCGGGGACATGATCAGCACCGTCACGCTTCAAGGCAGCACCTGGAATCAGCCGCCCTACAAGTTTGAAGCCGGCACCCCGAGCATCGCCGAGGCCATCGCCTTGGGCGTGGCGGTCGACTACCTGACGGGCCTGGGGATGGCTAACATCGAGGAGTACACCACGCGCCTCGCCGAATACGCCCGTTCGCGCCTGCGTGAAATCCCGCAGGTCACCATCTTCGGGGATGCCCCCGTCCGTGGCAGCCTGGTCTCGTTCACCATCGACGGCATTCACGCCCATGACGCTGCCCAACTGCTCGACCTCGACGGCGTTGCCGTGCGGGCCGGTCACCACTGCGCCATGCCGCTGCATCAATGGCTGAACGTCTCGGCCACGGTTCGCGCCAGTTTCTATCTCTACAATACATACTCCGAGGTCGACATACTGCATGACAGTGTGTGCCGGGCCATCGGCAAGTTTTCGCTGTGAGGCGGCCATGACTAATGACGATCTCGAATTCTACCGTGAAATGATCCTCGACCACGCCCGCACGCCCCGCAATTGGGGTTGCTGGCCGCGCCGGACTTCGACCACGAAGAGTTGAACCCGTTGTGCGGTGATCATTTGCACCTGACCCTCCATGTGGACGAAACCGGCGTCATCCGCGAAGTAGGGTGGGGCGGCCATGGCTGCGCCATCAGTCAGGCGTCTGCCTCCATGCTGGGCGAAAAACTGATCGGTATGTCTCTCGATCAGGCCCGCCGGATCAGCCGCGACGAGCTGCTTGAGATGGTTGGTCTGCAGCTCACCCCTAACCGGATGAAGTGCGCGCTGCTATCGCTCAAGGTGCTGGTGATCGGCACGGTCGGCCAGCATCTTTGGGAGCGCATTGAGGATGGGGAGTAATCCCGCCTCATGCTCCGCCATCGCCGAAAGATGCACCACATCTGCGGGCGTCTGATCTACTGAAATTGCGCGTATAATGTTCTGATCAAACACAGAACACCTGTTCCTTCGCTGGTTTCAGAAGGGCAGCAGGATACGCGTCACACGAGGGATATTGCAATGACCAGTGGTCCACTGACTGACCGCTTCAACCGGCCCCTGCGCGACTTACGGATTTCCGTGACCGACCGCTGTAATTTCCGCTGCTCATACTGCATGCCGGAAGAGGTATTCGGTGAGCGTTATCAGTTCCTCCAGCGTGAAAAACTGCTCACGTTTGAGGAGATCGCGCGTTTGACCGGCCTGATCGTTCAGCAGGGTGCGGTGAAACTTCGTCTCACCGGTGGCGAACCGCTGATGCGTCAGCAGTTTGAACGGTTAGTGGCGATCCTGGCCGCGATCGACGGGGTTGAAGACCTCGCCATGACCACCAACGCCTATTTCCTGCCGGAAAAGGCTCGCCTACTCAAAGATGCTGGCCTGCAGCGTATTACCGTCAGCCTCGACAGCCTCGATAACGACACCTTCCGCTCGATGAACGGCGGTCGCGCCGATGTCGACCAGGTGCTCCGTGGCATCGATGCGGCCGTCGAAGCCGGCTTCGCGCCCATCAAAATCAACGCCGTGGTCAAGCGCGGGGTCAACGACCACACCATTGTCGAGATGGCGCGCTATGCCCGTGATCACGGCCACTTGCTGCGCTTCATCGAGTACATGGATGTCGGGACGCTCAACGGCTGGCGCATGGATCACGTCGTCACGGCCAAAGAGATCGTCCAGGCCATCCACGCCGAACTTCCGCTGGAACCTCTCCCTCGCAACTATGACGCCGAAACCGCCCTCCGCTTCCGCTATCAGGACGGCGGCGGCGAAATCGGCGTAATTGCCTCCGTCACACGTCCCTTCTGCGGCGATTGTTCGCGCCTCCGCCTGTCGCCCGAAGGCCAGATTTATACCTGTCTGTTCGCTACCCAGGGCACCGACCTTAAGACTCCCATGCGCGCCGGCGCTTCCGATGCCGAATTGCTCGACATCGTCGCCAGGACTTGGCAGCAGCGCGACGACCGCTACTCCGAGCACCGCGGAGAAGGCAGCCAGCCGGAGCGCATCCAGATGTACTACATCGGCGGATAGGTGCGCACTCCTGCACGTCCCGCAAAGTCACAGATGAGGGGTCGAGGGGCGTAAGTCCCTCGCGGAGGTATGGAGGCCGCGCCTCCATAAACTGCGTTCATAACAGTTTTTAGGGGCGTAAGCCCTCGCGGAAGTGTGGTGGAATCGCCTTCACCCCCGCGATCCCTACAGCCGCGCTATACTATCCGGGTTGTTCAGGTCTCGTCAGGGGAAGGGTAGCGTCGGATGGCTCCTCTTATTGCCGCCGGGTTATTCGCGCTGTTTAGCGCGGCAGGTGGGATTTGGTTCTTGCGGCGCATGGCCGACAAGAGCGAAGCCTCTATGCGGGAGCGCTTTCCAGAGGCGCTGCTGGTCGTGCGCGGCGCGCTCTTCTATGGTCAGCAGTCCAAAGGCGTAAAGCAGCTGCGTGGAAACGGAACCCTGGTCGTCACCAGCGGCGAGATCATTTTCGAGCGCTGGCTGCCAAAAGCCGAGTATCGCATTCGCATCGCCGACATCACGTCTGTCGATACGCCGCGCGGCTTCCTGGGTAAGAATACCGGACGCTTGCTGCTGGCTGTCTCCTATTCAAGCCTGACCGGTCAATCGGACGCGATGGCCTGGGATGTTCGCGACCTCAACGCCGTGAAATCGCGGATCGAAAGCCTCCTGCACTAGGCCGTTTTGTGTGTTTTTGACACACATACAAACCCGCGGGTCAAGTCATCCAATACCCCATGGGTTGAGTCGGGCTGTCGGGTGCGAGTCAGTCCGCCTGGGGCGGCCTTTGTGCGTCCTGCGGACGCATTTCGATCGCTGACCCATTAGATTTACTTCTACCACCCCTGAATTCCCGTCGGCTCAAGCCGCCTGTTCAAGCGAATTGCCCGAGACTCCGGCCAGTTTCCCACAAACAGGGTTTCAGGAGTCCGGGTGCCGCCATCTGATAAGTCTATTACAGATGGGAGCGCTCTCATTTCTATACGACTTACACAAGTCCAGCCCTCGAATCTTGTACGCTTATTCAATTTATGCAAACTTTCACAATCCGTTACGCTCATCTTGTCATTGGGTACTACCCATCGCAGGGGGAGCGAAATGGTACGTCTGTCCGCACTGTCAAAACGCACGTTGTTCGTCATGCTGTTACTCGCACTGGTTGTTGCGGCGGTTCCCGCGGCGGCCCAAGAAGAGCCGATCAAAGTCGGTATCCTGCATTCCTTGAGCGGCACAATGTCGATCAGCGAGACCACCGTTCGAGACTCAACCCTCATGGCGATCGAAGAAATCAACGCGGCCGGCGGCATCATGGGCCGCATGATCGAGCCGATTGTTGAAGACGGCGCCAGCGATTGGCCGACTTTCGCCGAAAAGGCACGCAAGCTCCTGCTCGAAGATGGCGTCGCCGTTGTCTTTGGCGGATGGACCAGCGCCAGCCGCAAGGCCATGCTGCCGGTCTTCGAGGAGAACAACGGTCTCCTGTTCTACCCGGTCCAGTACGAAGGTCTTGAGCAGTCGCCCAATATCGTCTACACCGGCGCGACCACCAACCAGCAGATTGTCCCCGCGGTCGAATACCTGCTGGCCGAAGGCTATACCAAGTTCTATCTCCTCGGTTCGGACTATGTGTTCCCGCGTACCTCGAACACTATCATCCGCGCTCAACTCGCCGCCGCGGGCCTGGAGCCGGTCGGCGAAGAATACGTTGCGCTGGGCGGCACCGAGTTCAGCACCATCCTCCTCAACATCCAGTCCGCCGCGCCTGACGTCATCTTCAATACCCTCAACGGGGATAGCAACGTCGCCTTCTATAACCAGTTTGCCGATATGGGCTACACCGCCGACACCCTCCAGACCATGTCGGTCAGCATCGCCGAAGAAGAAGTCGGCAGCATCGGTATCGAGAACATCGTCGGCCACCTGGTCGCCTGGAACTACTACCAGACCGTCGAAAGCGACACCAACGCCGCCTTCGTCGAGGCCTTCAAAGCCAAGTACGGTGAAGACCGTGTGACAAGCGATCCGATGGAAGCCGGTTATTTCGGTGTCTATCTCTGGAAGGCCGCTGTCGAGGCCGCCGGTTCGACTGAAGTCGATGCCGTCCGCGCCGCCATCGCCACTGGCGAGATCACCGCCGAAGCTCCCGAAGGCACTGTCGTGCTTCACGGCCCGACTCAGCACACCGTCAAGCCCGTGCGTATCGGCCAGATCCGCGAAGACGGCCTGATTGATGCCATCTCCGAAACCGAGCCGGTGATCCCTGACCCCTATCTCTGCACCTACGAATGGGCGGCCGAACTGCCCAAGCCCGAAGGCATCTGCGACATCTTCCTGACCGGCGGGTAAGTCGTCCCGTCAGTCGAAGCACTATGTCGGATTTTCCAACCCCCGTTCCTACTCATGGAGCGGGGGTTAGGGCTGAAAGGCATCTCTACAGAATAGGACGCGTGTATGAACATCTTAGTCGCACAGATCTTCAACGGCCTCAGTATCGGGTCGATTCTGCTGTTGGCGGCGCTGGGACTGGCCTTCTCCTTTGGCCTGATGAAAGTCATCAACATGGCCCATGGTGAGTTCATCATGGTTGGCGCCTATGTCACCTATTTCTTTCAGACATTTCTTGCCGAACCCCTGCGTGGCGCAGACGGTCAGAAGGAGGGTCTGATCTTCGTGCTGTCGATCGCGGCAGCCTTCGTGATTTCCGGCGCCTTGGGTCTGTTACTCGAACGCTTCGTCATCCGCCGGCTGTACGGGCGTCCCCTCGACACCCTGCTTGCAACCTGGGGCATCGGCCTGATCCTTCAGCAGGCCGCCCGCAGCTACAGCCCGCGCAACCTCCCGATCACATCTCCCGCCTGGCTGAATGGCCGGTGGGTTCCTGTTGAAGGCATCGGCTTCCCTTACGCGCGGCTGTTCATCATCGCCCTCGCGGTCATCTGCGTCATCGGGGTCTACTGGTACCTGTATCACACCTCCAATGGCCGCAGGACGCGCGCCGTAATGCAGAACCGCGAGATGGCATCCGCGCTCGGCGTGCCGACCCGCCGCGTCGATGCTTACACCTTTGCGTTGGGCACCGGTTTGGCAGGCGTCGCCGGCTCCGCCCCTGACCTTGATCGGTCAGATCGGGCCTCAGCTCGGCACCGGCTACATCGTGGACGCCTTCATGGTCGTCGTGCTGGGCGGCGTCGGCAGCCTGCCGGGAACCGTCCTCGCCGCCATGGTCATCGGCACCCTCAACCCGCTCTTTGAGCTGGGGATCGCCTCGGCCGGCTTCGACTCGGCCTTCTCGTTAGGCAAGGTTGCGGTCTTCCTGGTCATCATCGCCTTCCTGCAGTTCCGGCCAAATGGGCTGCTTGCCCTCCGCACCCGCTCGTAGCATAGGGAACCTTATGACTAAACGGTTATCGCTCCCCAATACACACGCGCTGGGCTTCATCGTCTGCGGCGTGATCCTCCTCGGCCTGCCCATGCTCATCTCCAACTATCAGGTCAATCTCCTGGGCCGCTTTCGACCTATGCCATGGTCGCGGTCGGCCTCGACATGCTCTGGGGATACACCGGCATGCTCAGCCTCGGTCAGGGACTGTTCTTCTCGCTTGGCGCCTACTGCTTCGCCCTCTACCTCAACCTGGAGACGGCCGGCGCCAAACTCCCCGAATTCATGGGCTTGTACGGCGTAACCGAGCTGCCGTTCTTCTGGCAGCCATTCTATTCGCCAATCTTCGCGGCAGTCGCTGCGGTCATCCTGCCCATGCTCATCGCCGGCGGTATCGGCTTTATGATCTTCCGCAGCCGTATTCAGGGCGTCTATTTCTCGATCATCACCCAGGCGCTGACCGCCATTTTCGCCTTGCTTCTGATCGGCCAGCAGCAGGTGATTAACGGCACCAACGGCATCACTGAGATGCGCACGATCTTCGGTGCGCGCCTGGCTGAACCCAATACCAAGGTGGCGCTCTACCTCGCGACCGTCGTCGCGCTGGGTGCTGTCTACCTTGGCTGCCGCGCTGTGATCCGCTCGCGCTTCGGCCGTCTGCTGATCGCCGTGCGTGACGACGAAAACCGTGTGCGCTTCATGGGCTATAACCCCGTGCTGATCAAGACGCTGGTCTTCATGCTCTCCGCGGGGATCGCCGGTCTTGCGGGCATTCTGCTCGTCCCGCAGTTAGGCATCATCTCGCCCAAGCAGCTTGATATCGCCGCATCCATCGAGATCGTGATTTGGGTTGCCGTTGGCGGGCGGGGCGCGCTGATCGGCGCGATTCTGGGCGCGCTGCTGGTCAATACCGGCACGAGCACCATCAGCACCTCTTACCCCGACATCTGGCAGTTAATCATGGGCGGGCTGTTCGTTGGCGTCGTGCTTCTATTCCCCAAAGGCATTGTCGGCTCGTCCACCGATGCGCTGCGCTGGCTCCGGCTCGACCGCCGAAAGGCCGTCGTGCGTCTTCAGGACGCGCCAACCATCGACGTTGACGCAGCCCTGATCAGCGAAGGGGGCAACCGGTGAGCAACAAGATCCTCGATGTCCAAGGCGTAACCGTCAGCTTCGACGGCTTCAAGGTGCTGGACAATCTCGACTTTTCGATTGATCGCGGTGAACTGCGCTTTCTGATCGGGCCGAACGGCGCCGGAAAATCGACCCTCCTCGATATTATCACTGCCAAGACCCGCGCCGATAAAGGCAAAGTCACCTTTGACGGAAATATCAACGTCGGACGCGTCACCGAACACCATCTTGTGCGCCACGGGATTGGGCGCAAATTCCAGACTCCGTCGGTCTTTGGAAGCCTGTCCGTCTTTGAAAACCTCGAAGTCGCCATCGGGTTTATGAGCCCGATCCTCCAGCTCGGCGGCCAGCTTTCCGCCCCCCAGCGCGCCGCCGTCGAGCAAACGCTGGAGACCATTAACCTCCAGGATCTGCGCCACACCCAGGCCGGTATCCTCGCCCACGGTCAGAAACAGTGGCTCGAAATCGGCATGCTCCTCATCCAGGAGCCCAAGCTCCTCTTGTTGGATGAGCCGGTGGCCGGGATGACCCGCCGCGAACGTGACTACACCGGCGAACTTCTGCACAAAATCGCCGCCGACCGTTCGATCCTCGTCGTCGAGCATGATATGGTCTTTGTCCGCCAGTTCGCTTCCACCGTCACCGTGCTGCACATGGGGAAACTGCTCCGCCAGGGGCCGGTCGAAGCGATTCAGGCCGACCCCGAAGTGATCGAAGTCTATCTCGGCCGCAGTCACCAGCGCCCCGCAGCGTGAAACACCCGCCTTCAGGAGGCTTGCCATGTTATCCGTCGCCAATCTGGAAGTGTTCTACGGTCAAAGTCGTATCCTCAACGATGTAACCATCGACGTCCCGAAAGGGCAGGTCGTGTGCCTCATGGGGCGCAATGGCGTCGGCAAGACCACACTGCTCAAGTCCGTGATGCGCCTGCTCAGAGCGCGTTCGGGACGCATCACCTTTGAGGGGACCGACATCACCACCTTTCCGTCGCATCGGCGCGGCCGCTGGCATCGGCTATGTGCCGCAGGGCCGGGGGATCTTCCCGCATCTGACTGTTTACGAAAACTTGCTCATGGGCCTCGAAGCCCTCGACCAGCGCGATGTCAGGCACAACCAGTCCGCGCTCCATGAGGTCTACGAAATCTTCCCGGTGCTCAAGAAAATGGGTTCGCGCATGGCCGGGACGTTGAGCGGCGGCCAGCAGCAGCAGCTCGCCATTGGCCGCGTCCTCATCCGTCGGCCCTCGCTCCTCCTGCTTGACGAGCCGACCGAAGGCATCCAGCCCAACATCGTGCAGGAGATCGAGACCCTGATCCACACCCTTCGCGAACGCAAGTCGATCGGCATCCTGCTCATCGAGCAGTTCCTCGACTTCGCCCTTGGCATCGCCGATACCTGCTATGTCATGGAGACCGGCCATATCGTCTCCAGCGGCACCGTAAAAGACCTCGGACAGGACATCATCCGCGAACACCTGTCGGTCTAGCACCATCTTTTGCACGTCCTTGGGTTTCCGCCCCCGCTAGTGTCGGCACTTCTGCACCTCTCATCCGCGAAATGATCGGGCCGGCTCGATCGTTTCGCGGATGAGGGAGCCGAGAGGGTGAAAACCCTCTCGCGGAGGTGTGGAGGCAGCGCCTCCGCAAACCAAAACGCATCAGCCTCAATCTACTAATACCCCTGAAATGACGCGCTTCGGCGCGTTCGTCGATTCACGCGGGTGTACGGGCTTGGCCTGCTCGACTTTCCCGCAAACGCGAGGTATCGTTAATTGAGGTGCCGCCGTGTCGCTGCGGCTCCATGTTGCAAATGCGACTCTTTATAGAAGGAGAGCATGTATGAATTTCCGTAAGTATGTTGGGATTGCACTCCTGATTGTGGCCGTCGTCGGGCTCTTCTCCGTCGCCGCCGCGCAGGATGCTCCATCCGGCGATCTCGAGATCTTCTCGTGGTGGGCGGGTGGTGGCGAAGCGGCTGGGCTTGAAGCCCTGATCGCTCGTTTCTCGGAAATGTATCCCGGTGTCAACATCATTAACTCGGCCGTCTCTGGCGGCTCTGGCGTGAACGCGCGTGCCGTCTTGGCAACCCGCCTTCAGGCTGACGATCCTCCGGGCACTTTCCAGGTCCATGCCGGTTCGGCCCTCAATGACCTGTGGGTCGCCGCCGACAAGATGGAATCGCTCAATTTCATTTACGAAGCCAACGGTTGGTTGGAGCAGTATCCGCAGGGTCTGCTCGACCTCATCAGCGCCGACGGCGAGATCTATGCCGTTCCTGTGAATATCCACCGTTCGAACGTCATGTGGTACATCCCCGCCAATCTCGAAGAATGGGGCGTCACCGTCCCGGCCTCCTGGGAAGAATTCCTGACAGACACCTGCCCGACCCTCCAGGCCGCTGGCGTCGTGCCCCTCTCGGTCGGTCTGACGTGGACTCAGATGCACCTGTGGGAATCCGTTGCTCTGGCCGAGCTGGGCCCCGAAGCCTATGCCGGTCTGTGGACAGGTGATACGGCGTGGGACAGCGAAGAGGTTGCCGGTGTGTTCGACACCTATTCGCAGGTTCTCGCCTGCACCAATGACGACCGCGATGCCATCGACTGGCAGCCGGCAACCCTGATGGTTGTTGAGGGCGAAGCCGCCTTCAACGTCATGGGCGACTGGGCAGCGGGTTACCTGCTCGAACTCGGCCTCGAGCCTGAGACTGGCTTCGGCTGGGTCGCAAGCCCCGGCACTGAAGGCTCGTTCATGATGTTGTCGGATGCCTTCGGCCTGCCCAAGGGCGCGCCGAATCGCGATGCTGTCGTCGCGTGGCTGACCTTCCTCGGTTCTGCCGAGGCGCAGGACATCTTCAATCCGCTCAAGGGCTCGCTCCCCGCGAACCTCACCGCGGATCTCAGCAATACCGAACTCTACAATGCCTACTTCCAGAGTGCCGCCGCCGACTGGTCGAGCAATGCCATTGTCGGTAGTCTGGCGCACGAAGCAGTGGGCGCCGGTGAATTCCAGAACGGTTTTGCCGAATTGATCGCTCAGTTGGGCGCCGGTTGTGAACCGGCGACTGCTGCGGCTGTCGCGGTTGAACTGGCTGCCGAAACGCTGGCCGAATAAGCGCTGGTTTGATCGGGGTGGGTGAGACATGGAGGCCTTTACTCCACATCTCGTCCACCTCCCCATAAAGGGGTCTTTTTCGGTCCTACGTACGGTTGCGTCCGTAGGATTTTTGTTCAGGAGGTTGCTATGGCTCGCTTTCCTTTCCGCCTAAGTGGTCATCAGCAGGCCGTTTTAGTACTTATTCCTTCTGTTATCGTGCTGGCGATTTTTGTCTATGGCTTCATCGGCTGGACGGCCTATACCTCGCTCACCGATGCCAAGCTCTCGAGCGGCCCCGGTGACTTTATCGGCCTCAAGAATTACACCGACCTGCTGACTGGCCTCCGCTTCGAGCGTTTTCGTACCGACATGGTCAACACCGTCTTCTTCACCGCCATGTTCATCGGTCTGTGTCTGGGGGTCGGCCTGCTGCTTGCCGTATTGCTCGACCAGAAAGTTGTTGGCGAAGGCGTCTTCCGCACCATCTACTTATTTCCGATGGCGCTCTCCTTTATCGTCACCGGTGTGGTCTGGAAATGGCTGTATCACCCCACAAAAGGGTTAAACGCCCTTCCCACCCTCATCGGTCAGCCCGCCGGAGAGTTCAAATGGTTCATCAGTCAGGAACAATGGCTCCAGTTTAGCTGGCAGGACCTCGGCGTCATCTACATCCCGGCCTTCGTCCTGATCGTCGATGCGATCATGGCCTTCATTCTCATCCGCTGGAATCGCCGTGGCGGACAGATGCCTCGTTTCGCGGTTGCCGGCGTCCTGCTCCTGAATACCTGGGTGCTCTTGAACGGCCCGCGGGACTTGACGACGCTCAGGCTGCCGGAGACTCACGGCTTCAACCTCGCGCTTATTGCTGTCGTCCTCGCCGCAAGCTGGCAGATGTCCGGCTATACCATGGCCATGTATCTGGCTGGCCTGCGCGGCATCCCGGATGACCTGCGCGAGGCCGCCCGCGTCGATGGCGCGAGTGAATGGCAGATTTACCGCTATGTGATTCTTCCGCTCCTCCAGCCCATCACGCTCAGCGCCATGATCATTCTCGGCCACATCTCCCTCAAGATTTTCGACCTCATCGTCGGCATGGGCGGCTTCGATAACCCCTATATCGACATGCCTGGCGTCAATATGTTCGTCACGGCTTTCCGTGGCGACTCGACCGGTCGCGGTGCGGCCATCGCTATGGTGCTGCTCGTCATGGTTGCCTTCGTCATCGTGCCTTATCTGCGCTCGGCGCTCCGATCGGAGACTGAACTATGACCGCCCAACCCGCCGTCGCCGCGATCAGCCCTTCTTCGTTCGGATTGCTTCGCCTCCGCCGCTCGATTGCCCGTGTCATCGTTTACGCACTGCTCGTTACGTTTGCCGTGATCTTCCTGATCCCGG from Candidatus Flexicrinis proximus harbors:
- the hypE gene encoding hydrogenase expression/formation protein HypE, yielding MAEFALNCPVPVTPNDIIQMAHGSGGTVMHRLLESVFMPAFSDPAFTEQHDGASLSIGGARLAYTTDSFVVRPLFFPGGDIGTLAVNGTVNDLAMCGARPLYLSAGFILEEGLPLDTLKRVVESMRLAAAAAGVAIVTGDTKVVDKGRCDGLYINTSGIGVIEHDLHIAPSSVCIGDNLILSGDIGRHGMAVMAVREGLGFESEIVSDCAPLAAPVLSLIESGIRIHCLRDLTRGGLATTLVEIARSARLRIHIDEAAIPVNEDVRGACEILGLDPLYVANEGRFVAFVSPADTARTLELLGPESRSIGSVTAADDRGILTLRSTIGAVRILDMLSGEQLPRIC
- a CDS encoding cysteine desulfurase, with the protein product MSYDIEAVRRDFPILQVERRPGVPLVYLDNGASSQKPDSVIDSISNYYRRTHSNVHRGIHMLSEAATEAYENARKKVQRFINAGSRREIVFTRGTTESINLVAQSWGRANLKPGDVVLSTVMEHHANIVPWQILAQERGFTLRYLSVLPDGTLDMAEYESLLESQPVKLVLVTQCSNVLATVNPIASMAWMAHSAGALILVDGAQSIPHMPVNVQELDADFLAFSGHKMLGPTGIGVLYARRHLLDAMPPWMGGGDMISTVTLQGSTWNQPPYKFEAGTPSIAEAIALGVAVDYLTGLGMANIEEYTTRLAEYARSRLREIPQVTIFGDAPVRGSLVSFTIDGIHAHDAAQLLDLDGVAVRAGHHCAMPLHQWLNVSATVRASFYLYNTYSEVDILHDSVCRAIGKFSL
- the moaA gene encoding GTP 3',8-cyclase MoaA, encoding MTSGPLTDRFNRPLRDLRISVTDRCNFRCSYCMPEEVFGERYQFLQREKLLTFEEIARLTGLIVQQGAVKLRLTGGEPLMRQQFERLVAILAAIDGVEDLAMTTNAYFLPEKARLLKDAGLQRITVSLDSLDNDTFRSMNGGRADVDQVLRGIDAAVEAGFAPIKINAVVKRGVNDHTIVEMARYARDHGHLLRFIEYMDVGTLNGWRMDHVVTAKEIVQAIHAELPLEPLPRNYDAETALRFRYQDGGGEIGVIASVTRPFCGDCSRLRLSPEGQIYTCLFATQGTDLKTPMRAGASDAELLDIVARTWQQRDDRYSEHRGEGSQPERIQMYYIGG
- the urtA gene encoding urea ABC transporter substrate-binding protein, with protein sequence MVRLSALSKRTLFVMLLLALVVAAVPAAAQEEPIKVGILHSLSGTMSISETTVRDSTLMAIEEINAAGGIMGRMIEPIVEDGASDWPTFAEKARKLLLEDGVAVVFGGWTSASRKAMLPVFEENNGLLFYPVQYEGLEQSPNIVYTGATTNQQIVPAVEYLLAEGYTKFYLLGSDYVFPRTSNTIIRAQLAAAGLEPVGEEYVALGGTEFSTILLNIQSAAPDVIFNTLNGDSNVAFYNQFADMGYTADTLQTMSVSIAEEEVGSIGIENIVGHLVAWNYYQTVESDTNAAFVEAFKAKYGEDRVTSDPMEAGYFGVYLWKAAVEAAGSTEVDAVRAAIATGEITAEAPEGTVVLHGPTQHTVKPVRIGQIREDGLIDAISETEPVIPDPYLCTYEWAAELPKPEGICDIFLTGG
- the urtC gene encoding urea ABC transporter permease subunit UrtC, with protein sequence MVAVGLDMLWGYTGMLSLGQGLFFSLGAYCFALYLNLETAGAKLPEFMGLYGVTELPFFWQPFYSPIFAAVAAVILPMLIAGGIGFMIFRSRIQGVYFSIITQALTAIFALLLIGQQQVINGTNGITEMRTIFGARLAEPNTKVALYLATVVALGAVYLGCRAVIRSRFGRLLIAVRDDENRVRFMGYNPVLIKTLVFMLSAGIAGLAGILLVPQLGIISPKQLDIAASIEIVIWVAVGGRGALIGAILGALLVNTGTSTISTSYPDIWQLIMGGLFVGVVLLFPKGIVGSSTDALRWLRLDRRKAVVRLQDAPTIDVDAALISEGGNR
- the urtD gene encoding urea ABC transporter ATP-binding protein UrtD, with translation MSNKILDVQGVTVSFDGFKVLDNLDFSIDRGELRFLIGPNGAGKSTLLDIITAKTRADKGKVTFDGNINVGRVTEHHLVRHGIGRKFQTPSVFGSLSVFENLEVAIGFMSPILQLGGQLSAPQRAAVEQTLETINLQDLRHTQAGILAHGQKQWLEIGMLLIQEPKLLLLDEPVAGMTRRERDYTGELLHKIAADRSILVVEHDMVFVRQFASTVTVLHMGKLLRQGPVEAIQADPEVIEVYLGRSHQRPAA
- a CDS encoding carbohydrate ABC transporter substrate-binding protein is translated as MNFRKYVGIALLIVAVVGLFSVAAAQDAPSGDLEIFSWWAGGGEAAGLEALIARFSEMYPGVNIINSAVSGGSGVNARAVLATRLQADDPPGTFQVHAGSALNDLWVAADKMESLNFIYEANGWLEQYPQGLLDLISADGEIYAVPVNIHRSNVMWYIPANLEEWGVTVPASWEEFLTDTCPTLQAAGVVPLSVGLTWTQMHLWESVALAELGPEAYAGLWTGDTAWDSEEVAGVFDTYSQVLACTNDDRDAIDWQPATLMVVEGEAAFNVMGDWAAGYLLELGLEPETGFGWVASPGTEGSFMMLSDAFGLPKGAPNRDAVVAWLTFLGSAEAQDIFNPLKGSLPANLTADLSNTELYNAYFQSAAADWSSNAIVGSLAHEAVGAGEFQNGFAELIAQLGAGCEPATAAAVAVELAAETLAE
- a CDS encoding sugar ABC transporter permease; the encoded protein is MARFPFRLSGHQQAVLVLIPSVIVLAIFVYGFIGWTAYTSLTDAKLSSGPGDFIGLKNYTDLLTGLRFERFRTDMVNTVFFTAMFIGLCLGVGLLLAVLLDQKVVGEGVFRTIYLFPMALSFIVTGVVWKWLYHPTKGLNALPTLIGQPAGEFKWFISQEQWLQFSWQDLGVIYIPAFVLIVDAIMAFILIRWNRRGGQMPRFAVAGVLLLNTWVLLNGPRDLTTLRLPETHGFNLALIAVVLAASWQMSGYTMAMYLAGLRGIPDDLREAARVDGASEWQIYRYVILPLLQPITLSAMIILGHISLKIFDLIVGMGGFDNPYIDMPGVNMFVTAFRGDSTGRGAAIAMVLLVMVAFVIVPYLRSALRSETEL